In Fusarium musae strain F31 chromosome 7, whole genome shotgun sequence, a single window of DNA contains:
- a CDS encoding hypothetical protein (EggNog:ENOG41) has protein sequence MDAELLANMDRCPIHGQSFFGALGCACSIVFTTFGAAYGTAKSAGAIFQSGILRPDMMMQNTLCAIMAQILSIYGLVASVIMSNNIKEKMAIHTAFLQLGAGISVGLCGMAAGFAIGIVGDAGVRASSQQPRLYIGMVLILIFAEVLGLYGVIVSILMLTRSTDGVTECRY, from the exons ATGGATGCTGAGTTGCTTGCAAATATGGACCGATG TCCCAT TCATGGACAGTCCTTCTTTGGCGCACTTGGTTGTGCCTGTTCCATCGTATTCACAACTTTCGGCGCGGCATACGGCACCGCAAAGTCCGCCGGCGCAATCTTCCAATCTGGCATCCTCCGCCCCGACATGATGATGCAAAACAC CCTGTGTGCCATCATGGCCCAGATCCTGTCCATCTACGGTCTTGTAGCAAGCGTCATCATGTCAAAcaacatcaaggagaagatggctaTCCACACGGCCTTCTTGCAGCTCGGTGCCGGCATTTCCGTAGGGCTGTGCGGCATGGCTGCTGGCTTTGCTATTGGCattgttggtgatgctggaG TTCGTGCAAGTTCGCAGCAACCGCGTCTCTATATCGGAAtggttctcatcctcatctttgcCGAGGTCCTAGGCTTATACGGTGTCATTGTGTCCATCCTTATGTTAACTCGTTCCACCGATGGTGTGACCGAATGCAGGTATTGA
- a CDS encoding hypothetical protein (BUSCO:EOG09260HS3), whose protein sequence is MALDLQDGFVAANGVPDLEEPIFTIERVQLQFSVAADFVAAQVANNVIVLALSNGRILRIDLERPEDIDDIDLPKKPSEVGMIRRMFLDPTASHLIVCTALGENYYLHSQSKHPRPLGRLRGVSIESVAWNPSLPTASTREILIGASDGNIYEAFIETSKEFYKKEVKHLKNLHKLPDGPITGLWVDNLQNNKSDLRRVVIATQTRLFHLVGRIGFGHDGSGSVYTRLFESEQPVVHELSRTTSGAPSSLAVSPDPPDSGPYDDDIPDRAYAWLSYQGVFHGKLLNQPADSNLGTKVFSESHMLSRAQILSPENSERRVPTTEAIDAIALTQWHIVHLVGGRVITTNRLTRKMVSEHDVIGQGQKPLGFSVDIQKNTFWLFTSDEIFEIVVRDEERNIWEIMTKLKEFEPALQHARTPLQKETVAAAYGDHLAKNGHWLEAATVYGRSNKPFEDIALSIIDNNQPDALRKFLLTKLASLKKSAVMQRMMIAGWLIEVFMSKLNTLDDTINTQAEPSEHLNSTESRKLLESVRKEFRDFVDKYKNDLDRKMVYDVISSHGREGELLYFANAVNDYNYVLSYWVQRERWNEVLNVLKKQTDPEVFYRYSSVLMTYVAPELVEILMRHADLKPRSLIPAFLEYNRTFSGGPNAQNQAIRYLNYAVYQLNSKDAAVHNTLVSIYASHSSKDESGLLSYLQAQGDEPRYDPDFALRLCIQHHRTLSCVHIYTSMGQYLQAVDLALSHGEVELAAVIADRPMSNPQLRKRLWLAVARKVISQSNGIKTAIEFLKRCDLLKIEDLIPFFPDFVVIDDFKEEICAALEDYSRNIDNLKKEMDESSQTATNIKVDIAALDHRYAIVEPGEKCYTCGLPLLSRQFFVFPCQHSFHSDCLGRKVLEQAGVGKSTRIRELQTQIQKGLVSGTQRETVVAELDALVASACILCSDLAIKRIDEPFITHNDNINEWAL, encoded by the exons ATGGCCCTGGATCTCCAAGATGGCTTCGTCGCCGCCAATGGCGTCCCAGACCTCGAAGAACCTATTTTCACCATAGAGCGCGTCCAGCTACAGTTCTCAGTAGCCGCTGATTTTGTTGCTGCGCAGGTTGCCAACaacgtcatcgtcctcgcccTTTCCAATGGACGCATTCTCCGTATTGACCTGGAACGACCCGAGGATATTGACG ATATCGATCTTCCCAAAAAGCCATCCGAGGTTGGCATGATACGGCGCATGTTCCTCGACCCTACAGCATCACATCTAATTGTTTGCACCGCGCTTGGCGAGAATTATTACCTCCATTCCCAGTCAAAACATCCTCGGCCACTTGGGCGCCTGCGAGGAGTTTCGATCGAGAGTGTGGCATGGAACCCTTCGTTACCGACAGCGTCGACGCGCGAGATATTGATTGGTGCATCCGACGGCAACATTTACGAAGCCTTTATTGAGACGTCAAAGGAGTTTTACAAGAAGGAGGTGAAGCACCTGAAGAATCTACACAAACTTCCTGACGGACCAATTACAGGATTATGGGTGGACAATCTTCAGAATAACAAGTCAGACCTTCGGCGGGTTGTGATAGCTACTCAGACACGCTTGTTTCACCTAGTCGGAAGGATAGGTTTTGGGCATGATGGTTCAGGGTCTGTATACACCCGATTGTTCGAGTCAGAGCAGCCTGTCGTCCATGAACTGTCCCGGACGACCTCAGGGGCACCTTCGAGTCTAGCGGTATCCCCAGACCCCCCGGATTCTGGACCATACGATGACGATATTCCTGATAGAGCATACGCATGGCTATCGTACCAAGGCGTGTTCCACGGCAAACTCTTGAACCAGCCAGCAGACAGCAATCTCGGGACCAAGGTCTTTTCAGAATCACATATGCTCTCTAGAGCTCAGATCCTTTCCCCCGAGAATAGCGAAAGACGAGTCCCGACAACCGAGGCAATCGACGCAATCGCACTCACACAATGGCATATTGTCCACTTGGTCGGGGGTCGCGTCATTACAACGAATCGCCTCACCAGAAAGATGGTGTCTGAGCATGATGTTATCGGTCAGGGACAGAAGCCTCTCGGGTTCTCCGTGGATATCCAAAAGAACACATTTTGGCTATTTACATCAGACGAGATATTCGAGATCGTGGTTCGAGATGAGGAGCGCAACATCTGGGAAATTATGACAAAACTGAAAGAGTTTGAGCCAGCTCTGCAGCATGCTCGAACACCGCTTCAGAAGGAAACCGTCGCGGCTGCTTACGGTGACCACTTGGCCAAGAATGGACACTGGCTCGAGGCTGCTACTGTCTATGGCCGCAGCAACAAGCCTTTTGAAGATATCGCACTGAGCATAATCGACAATAATCAACCAGATGCCTTGAGGAAGTTTTTACTGACGAAATTAGCCTCGCTCAAGAAATCAGCAGTGATGCAGCGGATGATGATCGCGGGATGGTTGATCGAGGTCTTTATGTCCAAACTCAACACGCTGGATGATACCATAAACACACAGGCTGAGCCGTCGGAGCACCTCAACTCAACTGAATCACGCAAACTCCTCGAGTCCGTGAGGAAAGAATTTAGAGATTTTGTCGACAAGTACAAAAACGACCTCGACCGGAAAATGGTCTACGATGTCATCAGCAGCCACGGCCGTGAGGGAGAACTTCTATACTTTGCCAATGCGGTTAACGACTACAACTATGTTCTTTCTTACTGGGTACAGCGAGAGAGATGGAATGAGGTCCTGAATGTTCTCAAGAAACAGACGGATCCTGAAGTCTTTTACCGATATAGCAGCGTGCTCATGACATATGTAGCGCCCGAGTTGGTTGAGATTTTGATGAGGCATGCTGACTTGAAGCCTCGAAGTCTCATACCAGCCTTTCTTGAGTACAACCGGACATTCTCGGGAGGCCCCAATGCACAGAACCAAGCTATCAGATACCTCAACTATGCGGTTTACCAGCTAAACTCGAAAGATGCTGCTGTACACAACACTCTAGTCTCGATTTACGCTTCTCACTCCTCCAAGGATGAATCGGGGCTTTTATCCTACCTACAAGCACAAGGTGATGAGCCGCGTTACGACCCAGATTTCGCGCTTCGACTTTGCATTCAACACCACCGAACATTATCTTGCGTTCATATCTACACCAGCATGGGGCAGTATCTTCAAGCAGTGGACTTGGCGCTTTCTCATGGTGAAGTTGAGCTAGCAGCAGTTATTGCAGATCGACCCATGTCGAATCCTCAACTGCGCAAGCGATTGTGGCTTGCGGTGGCCCGAAAAGTCATTTCCCAATCGAATGGAATCAAGACCGCCATTGAGTTCCTCAAGCGGTGCGACTTGCTCAAGATCGAGGATCTCATTCCTTTCTTCCCTGACTTTGTTGTTATCGATGACTTTAAGGAGGAGATTTGCGCCGCGCTGGAAGATTACAGCCGTAATATTGATaacttgaagaaagagatggaCGAGTCGTCGCAGACTGCAACAAATATCAAGGTTGACATTGCTGCGCTCGATCACCGATACGCAATCGTGGAACCTGGAGAGAAGTGTTATACGTGCGGGCTGCCGCTCCTGAGCAGGCAGTTTTTTGTCTTCCCATGTCAGCATTCGTTCCATTCTGACTGCTTGGGACGCAAGGTGCTGGAGCAGGCGGGCGTTGGAAAGTCCACACGTATCAGGGAACTTCAGACACAGATACAGAAGGGTTTGGTCAGTGGCACTCAGAGGGAGACTGTGGTGGCGGAGCTGGATGCTCTTGTCGCTTCTGCTTG TATTCTTTGCAGTGACCTTGCAATCAAGAGGATTGATGAGCCTTTCATTACGCATAACGACAACATCAACGAATGGGCATTGTAA
- a CDS encoding hypothetical protein (EggNog:ENOG41), translated as MSSEDSYAVQSGRQSSDGTPSEHANSDGNNTAMTSIMGTDEEHHHDDSDLDEDVDEDDMISIYPASQYPRVSASHRVETPFSPDSHAIDSDMAASTRSLWAQDLDYREIHGRRYCREYYMPNDDIEQWRMSLQHQVFMHVLDGELTLVPLQNPEHILDIGTGTGEWAIKMAELQPQCEVVGTDIAAIAETKSVPMNVFFEIEDAEDWDRHPDMYDLIHFRLMEGAFRNWSFVYDNTFFSLKPGGWIEVQDFVSAEGFAQFLSQFPDNSAMHELLRDLLIASEKSGRPRGIHHLEPRLLMEAGFVDVRVTEYSIPITVAEASAGKIWLISCLDSFEAYCLRLLTEYLDWDPEKCKQACEAAARDLANAAKDPEKSKGLQVKMRIIIGRKPLDAAPTDLAEFLGRSYSPVTELNGNSPDPTLRPDDQTTAGLS; from the exons ATGTCCTCGGAAGACTCGTACGCTGTACAGAGCGGCCGACAATCTAGCGACGGTACACCGAGTGAGCATGCCAATAGCGACGGAAATAACACAGCCATGACCAGTATCATGGGTACCGATGAGGAGCATCACCACGATGATTCCGACCTCGACGAAGATGTTGACGAAGACGACATGATATCCATATATCCCGCTTCTCAATACCCCAGGGTCTCTGCTTCGCACCGCGTAGAGACTCCATTCTCTCCAGATTCCCATGCGATAGACTCAGACAT GGCTGCATCGACACGATCGTTGTGGGCGCAAGACCTTGACTACCGAGAAATCCACGGCCGCCGCTATTGTCGCGAATATTATATGCCAAACGATGACATCGAACAATGGAGAAtgtctcttcaacaccaagtaTTTATGCACGTCCTGGACGGTGAACTTACTCTTGTCCCTCTGCAAAACCCCGAGCATATTCTCGATATTGGCACAGGAACAGGTGAATGGGCAatcaagatggccgagttgCAGCCCCAGTGTGAAGTCGTCGGAACCGATATCGCTGCGATAGCCGAGACTAAAAGCGTGCCCATGAACGTCTTCTTCGAAATTGAAGACGCCGAGGATTGGGATCGCCACCCCGATATGTACGACCTGATCCACTTCCGGCTTATGGAGGGCGCATTCCGGAACTGGAGCTTCGTCTACGACAATACGTTCTTTTCTCTCAAGCCTGGTGGCTGGATCGAGGTTCAAGATTTTGTGAGCGCAGAGGGCTTCGCACAATTCCTATCACAGTTCCCCGACAACTCTGCCATGCACGAACTCCTTCGAGACCTCTTGATCGCTTCGGAAAAGTCGGGGCGTCCACGAGGGATACATCATCTCGAGCCACGGCTGCTCATGGAGGCAGGCTTTGTTGACGTACGGGTTACGGAATACTCTATTCCTATTACCGTTGCCGAGGCATCTGCGGGCAAGATCTGGCTTATTTCGTGTCTAGACAGCTTCGAGGCATATTGCTTGCGCTTGTTAACGGAGTACTTGGACTGGGACCCCGAGAAGTGCAAACAGGCTTGTGAAGCTGCTGCCCGAGACTTGGCAAACGCAGCCAAGGACCCCGAGAAGTCAAAGGGTCTTCAGGTCAAGATGCGCATTATCATTGGCAGAAAGCCCCTCGATGCGGCGCCCACAGATCTGGCAGAATTCTTGGGGAGGAGTTACTCGCCAGTAACAGAACTGAACGGCAACAGTCCTGATCCTACGCTCCGTCCAGATGACCAAACAACTGCAGGTCTGAGCTGA
- a CDS encoding hypothetical protein (EggNog:ENOG41~BUSCO:EOG092629WJ) has translation MAQNGTKRRKIAHDSANHETQDQNDSRSAQKSFFKNASNWSLEQDYETRPRKGKKQKESNRLPIKTADGRIEQAEAQDDETASIESDTEWLEGREDEVEGKPEEEEGEEEEEEKEPEIPEPQQILAAQEELAKIAMQMNENPEEHVGAFKALAKIGQSKIIAIQMLALMTQMSVYKDVIPGYRIRPQTENGPREKLSKEVRTLRQYEQALVSGYQNYIKELARCSKLEVRAAKGGQSMATIAITCACTLVTSVSHFNFHIDLLKILVSKLSRRKINQDGVKCLEALQTLFKEDEEGRPAHDAVGLLSKMMKAREFQVDESVVNLFLSLRLLSEFSGKASRDHVENDDAPLKRKKKEFRTKRHRKALKEQKALDKDMASADASVSHEERDRMQSETLKLVFATYFRILKLRVPHLMGAVLEGLAKYAHLINQDFFGDLLEALKDLIRHSEEDATEGLGDEDGNEGEEDDDDIPIRNLTREALLCTVTAYALLEGQDAHNSRNDLHLDLSFFTTHLFKSLLPLSTNPDVELTRPTNTTNATTKINVQTTTVLLLRALTGILLPPWNIRSVPPMRLAAFSKQLMTTALQLPDKSCQAVLVLLSDVAHTHSKKVRSLWDTEERKGDGRYNPVSDSVEGSNPFTATVWEGELLRKHYSPKVREGVKILEKGMSE, from the coding sequence ATGGCACAAAACGGCACAAAACGAAGAAAGATCGCTCATGATTCTGCCAATCATGAGACCCAAGATCAGAACGACTCAAGGAGCGCCCAGAAGTCTTTCTTTAAGAACGCTTCAAATTGGAGTCTCGAACAAGACTATGAGACGCGCCCACGCAAAGgcaagaagcaaaaagagAGCAACAGACTCCCCATCAAGACGGCCGATGGTCGAATTGAGCAAGCTGAAGCGCAAGACGATGAGACGGCCTCAATCGAGAGCGACACGGAATGGCTAGAAGGCCGCGAGGATGAAGTGGAGGGGAAacctgaggaggaggagggggaggaggaggaagaagaaaaggaaccCGAGATCCCAGAGCCTCAGCAGATTCTCGCAGCACAGGAAGAGCTAGCAAAGATTGCTATGCAAATGAACGAGAACCCAGAGGAACACGTCGGCGCATTCAAGGCCCTCGCCAAGATCGGACAATCTAAGATTATCGCCATCCAGATGCTTGCCCTCATGACCCAAATGTCTGTCTACAAGGATGTCATCCCTGGATACCGTATACGTCCCCAGACTGAAAACGGACCCAGGGAAAAACTATCCAAGGAAGTGCGTACACTGCGACAGTATGAACAAGCTCTCGTTTCTGGATATCAGAACTATATCAAGGAGCTTGCGCGATGCTCCAAGCTCGAGGTCAGGGCTGCAAAGGGCGGGCAGAGTATGGCTACTATCGCTATCACTTGTGCCTGCACTCTCGTTACATCGGTTTCACACTTCAACTTTCACATAGATTTGCTCAAGATTCTTGTTTCGAAGCTCAGCCGGCGCAAGATCAATCAAGATGGCGTCAAGTGTTTAGAGGCTCTTCAGACGCTTTTCaaggaggacgaagaagggCGACCGGCACACGATGCTGTGGGGTTACTttccaagatgatgaaggctCGCGAGTTTCAGGTCGATGAGAGTGTTGTGAACCTCTTCCTAAGCCTGCGCCTCCTCTCCGAATTCTCGGGTAAGGCATCCAGAGACCATGTCGAGAATGATGATGCACCCCTCAagaggaaaaagaaggaGTTTAGAACCAAGCGGCATCGCAAGGCGCTCAAGGAACAGAAGGCCTTGGACAAGGATATGGCCAGCGCCGATGCATCAGTCAGCCACGAGGAACGTGATCGTATGCAGTCCGAGACGCTTAAGCTTGTGTTTGCAACCTACTTTCGCATTCTTAAGCTACGCGTGCCTCATCTCATGGGTGCCGTTCTTGAAGGTCTTGCCAAGTAcgcccatctcatcaaccaggATTTCTTTGGCGATTTGTTGGAAGCACTCAAGGATCTTATTCGACACAGCGAAGAAGACGCCACTGAGGGTCtcggtgatgaggatggcaatgagggtgaagaagacgatgatgatatccCCATTCGCAACCTAACCCGCGAGGCTCTTCTGTGTACCGTTACAGCATACGCTCTGCTCGAAGGCCAAGACGCTCACAACTCGCGCAAcgatcttcatcttgacctctccttcttcacaACACATCTCTTCAAGTCCCTTCTCCCACTCTCAACAAACCCCGATGTCGAGCTGACACGCCCCACTAACACAACCAACGCGACCACCAAGATCAATGTCCAGACCACAACAGTTCTTCTCCTCCGAGCACTGACAGGTATTCTTCTCCCGCCCTGGAACATCCGATCCGTGCCACCTATGCGACTAGCCGCCTTTTCCAAGCAGCTCATGACAACAGCGCTTCAGCTCCCTGACAAGTCGTGCCAGGCTGTTTTGGTTCTTCTCAGCGATGTAGCGCACACGCACTCGAAGAAGGTCCGTAGTCTATGGGATACTGAGGAGCGCAAGGGAGATGGTCGATACAATCCCGTGAGCGATAGTGTTGAGGGTAGCAACCCGTTCACAGCAACGGTGTGGGAGGGCGAACTGTTGAGGAAGCATTACTCACCTAAAGTCAGAGAGGGAGTCAAGATACTAGAGAAGGGTATGTCTGAGTAG
- a CDS encoding hypothetical protein (EggNog:ENOG41), whose protein sequence is MSAPNSQAPRKKVVHQLDTPFSTVPCLLSPIGQYRQTQIKRSKGKRSSQKEEGAKKTAQASEQLPVPPMPEIEASIDVGLNSITRNLQLYSRQETESMGDEPYRQYSMVFVARGDQASTFNCHFPQMIGAASRKTSSERKTRLVGLSKPCSERLSSCLGVPRVSSVAIRMDAPGAGALQEFVMKKVEPIEASWLDVSSDAQYLAPKINATETTVGSKRARVE, encoded by the exons ATGTCCGCTCCCAATTCCCAAGCCCCCCGTAAGAAGGTTGTGCATCAGCTTGACACTCCTTTCTCTACTGTCCCATG CCTCCTGAGCCCCATTGGGCAGTATCGACAGACACAAATCAAGAGATCCAAGGGGAAGCGTTCATCGCAAAAGGAGGAAGGGGCCAAGAAGACAGCCCAGGCTTCAGAACAACTTCCAGTGCCCCCAATGCCCGAGATAGAAGCCAGTATCGATGTCGGCCTTAACTCTATTACTAGAAACCTGCAGTTGTATTCGCGACAAGAAACTGAATCAATGGGAGACGAACCCTACCGACAATATTCCATGGTCTTTGTAGCGCGGGGCGATCAAGCCTCAACATTCAACTGCCATTTCCCACAGATGATTGGGGCGGCATCTAGGAAGACCAGTTCCGAAAGGAAAACCCGCCTGGTAGGATTATCTAAACCATGCTCTGAACGCTTGAGTTCTTGTCTTGGAGTGCCAAGGGTCTCGTCCGTCGCTATTCGTATGGATGCCCCAGGAGCTGGAGCTCTGCAGGAGTTTGTTATGAAGAAAGTCGAGCCAATAGAAGCCTCGTGGCTTGATGTGTCTTCGGATGCACAATATCTTGCCCCAAAGATTAATGCTACAGAAACAACGGTGGGATCCAAGCGAGCGCGTGTTGAATGA
- a CDS encoding hypothetical protein (EggNog:ENOG41): MDPASRSPALPDRAASAEASSTRPNPFDDSNISSRKRQRTSLSGSPTNSHSTVNPGHDSSRSATLDTEPVLPQPGSTTVYSQPDSVAPKTSDTGPPVCDPLTEPPSSMATLNLRNAPENDSTSSPPPPPNVAQSVAAETTANVFKDQVKESVEDAEVAMVPPPQNLDTPRSSFSHSASPPIEVITVQSDDDMASDRQSIGVSIVDDDSVMIDPINEFPFREPTETLEGMVVRLCNYIETQSSIDAGVIYKLQQWLGRYIDYITTANQQLVVDSCRLNLVFWVTFPRIITTMAAHK, from the exons ATGGATCCAGCCTCGAGATCTCCCGCCCTACCAGATCGTGCTGCCTCCGCTGAAGCGAGCTCGACCCGGCCGAATCCCTTCGATGACAGTAACATATCATCTCGCAAGCGCCAACGAACCTCGCTCTCCGGGTCTCCTACCAATTCTCACAGCACCGTGAATCCTGGTCACGACTCTTCTCGCTCCGCCACTCTTGACACTGAACCTGTCTTGCCTCAGCCTGGCTCGACAACTGTCTACTCTCAACCAGACTCAGTCGCGCCGAAGACTTCAGATACAGGGCCTCCTGTTTGCGACCCATTAACAGAGCCGCCATCAAGCATGGCTACTCTTAACCTGAGAAACGCGCCCGAGAACGACTCAACTTcctcaccacctcctccaccgAACGTGGCCCAGTCAGTTGCGGCTGAGACTACGGCTAATGTCTTCAAGGACCAAGTCAAAGAGAGCGTCGAGGATGCTGAAGTCGCCATGGTGCCACCTCCCCAGAATCTCGACACTCCACGGTCCAGCTTCTCGCATTCAGCAAGCCCTCCCATCGAAGTTATCACTGTGCAGTCGGATGATGATATGGCTTCTGATCGCCAGAGCATTGGGGTTTCAATAGTCGATGATGATTCTGTCATGATCGATCCCATCAACGAATTTCCTTTCAGAGAACCCACAGAGACACTGGAGGGAATGGTGGTGCGACTCTGCAATTACATTGAAACTC AATCGTCGATCGATGCAGGAGTCATCTACAAACTCCAACAATGGCTTGGACGGTATATTGATTACATCACTACTGCCAATCAGCAATTGGTAGTCGATTCATGTCGTCTTAACCTTGTTTTCTGGGTGACATTCCCACGCATTATTACCACTATGGCTGCTCACAAGTAA